One Helianthus annuus cultivar XRQ/B chromosome 7, HanXRQr2.0-SUNRISE, whole genome shotgun sequence genomic region harbors:
- the LOC110887642 gene encoding uncharacterized protein LOC110887642, producing the protein MNVLSLNIRGLGSGRISSDMKSSWVRNMRSSNDVGFLMLQETQFESIGSLDINKFWGSGDVQFDWVGAIGRSGGLISFWDPKRFTLSDKRVLWEELARVITLDDNYWIVGGDFNCVRDVSERRNSRFNMVEANEFNDFLEGSGLCEYALRGMKFTLKTGDKLSRIDRIFLSWNIVNDWPNAVYQTLPRDKSDHCPLLLKVENRNFGVKPFPFFDAWLQKEGLEDVVRNGLQSFVGGETPDMVLLNKFRRLKVVISSWANKVKAKEKVEELTLQSEVEHLDFTLENRDLSEEEHWVYIEAKKRLFEIDSFKVKDLRQKSRVRWAKEGDENTRFFHGMINSRRVSNSILGLNVNGVWVSKPNEVKREVFRFFRDKFVEDLNSRPSLVCYDAVFGCGSSKAPGPDGFNFRSIKKFWSLLVDDFVSVFDHFYNSGSISKEVGASFITLVPKVNDPIGLVVLRQMNFPELWCKWIFGVISSARSSVLVNGSPTFEFGCGKASDVGSFNGVTMPNGGPVLSHLLYADDAMVMGEWSDFNFRTMRRILRIFHLCSGLRINIYKSTLFGVGKNIEEVGLKANELRCRMGSTPFTYLGVQVGAKLGRINNWDPVVKVFSKRLSNWKAKVLSIGGRVVLIKSVWRVFRHIIFLYIKLQWGW; encoded by the exons ATGAATGTGTTATCGCTGAATATTAGAGGTTTGGGGTCGGGAAGGATTAGTTCGGATATGAAGAGTTCTTGGGTTCGTAATATGAGATCGAGTAATGATGTGGGTTTTCTTATGCTCCAAGAGACTCAATTCGAGTCGATTGGTAGTTTAGATATTAATAAATTTTGGGGATCGGGTGATGTTCAGTTTGATTGGGTGGGGGCTATAGGGCGTTCTGGTGGTCTTATATCTTTTTGGGATCCCAAAAGATTT ACGTTGAGTGACAAAAGGGTGTTATGGGAAGAATTGGCTAGAGTGATTACCCTGGATGATAATTATTGGATTGTGGGTGGTGATTTTAATTGCGTCCGTGATGTTTCGGAAAGGAGGAATTCGAGATTTAATATGGTGGAGGCGAATGAGTTTAATGATTTTCTTGAAGGATCGGGTTTATGTGAGTATGCTTTAAGGGGTATGAAGTTTACTCTCAAGACAGGTGATAAGCTTAGTCGCATCGATAGAATTTTTCTCTCTTGGAATATTGTTAATGATTGGCCTAATGCGGTGTATCAGACGCTCCCGCGGGATAAATCCGATCACTGTCCCTTGCTTCTAAAGGTGGAGAATAGGAATTTTGGTGTTAAACCATTCCCGTTCTTTGATGCGTGGTTACAAAAGGAGGGTCTTGAGGATGTGGTTCGAAATGGGTTACAAAGTTTCGTGGGTGGTGAAACTCCTGACATGGTGTTATTGAACAAATTTAGAAGGCTTAAGGTTGTTATTTCTTCTTGGGCGAATAAAGTTAAGGCCAAGGAGAAGGTTGAGGAGCTAACTTTACAATCCGAGGTGGAACATTTGGATTTTACTTTGGAGAATCGTGACCTTAGTGAGGAGGAACATTGGGTGTATATAGAAGCCAAGAAGAGGTTGTTTGAAATTGATAGTTTCAAAGTTAAAGATCTTCGTCAAAAATCTCGAGTTCGTTGGGCTAAAGAAGGTGATGAGAATACAAGATTTTTCCATGGTATGATTAATAGTCGCCGGGTGAGTAATTCTATTCTTGGTTTAAATGTTAATGGGGTGTGGGTATCTAAACCAAATGAGGTCAAGCGAGAAGTGTTTCGGTTCTTTAGAGATAAATTTGTGGAGGATCTGAACTCTCGCCCGTCTCTTGTTTGTTATG ATGCGGTTTTTGGTTGTGGTAGTTCTAAAGCACCTGGTCCAGATGGTTTTAATTTTCGCTCCATCAAGAAGTTTTGGAGCCTTCTCGTCGATGATTTTGTAAGTGTTTTTGATCATTTTTATAATTCGGGGTCTATTAGTAAAGAGGTTGGCGCTTCGTTCATCACTTTGGTTCCTAAGGTGAATGACCCTATTGGACTTG TGGTCTTGCGTCAGATGAATTTCCCAGAGTTATGGTGTAAATGGATATTTGGAGTTATTTCTTCTGCTCGTTCGTCGGTTCTGGTTAACGGGTCTCCGACTTTTGAGTTCGGATGTGGTAAAG CGAGTGATGTTGGGTCTTTTAATGGGGTGACAATGCCTAATGGAGGACCGGTGCTTTCTCATCTTTTGTATGCTGATGATGCCATGGTGATGGGTGAGTGGTCGGATTTTAATTTTCGGACTATGAGGCGAATTTTGAGGATATTTCATTTGTGTTCCGGGTTAAGAATTAATATTTATAAATCAACTCTGTTTGGGGTTGGGAAGAATATAGAGGAAGTGGGTTTAAAGGCGAATGAGTTGAGGTGTCGAATGGGTTCTACTCCGTTTACGTATTTGGGTGTTCAAGTCGGGGCCAAATTGGGTAGGATAAATAATTGGGATCCTGTGGTAAAAGTTTTCTCTAAACGGCTTTCGAATTGGAAGGCTAAAGTTCTCTCCATTGGTGGGCGGGTTGTTCTTATAAAGTCGGTTTGGAGAGTCTTCCGACATATTATTTTTCTTTATATAAAGCTCCAGTGGGGGTGGTGA